AAAGATTTGTTTAGCTACGCTTGTCCGCTTACGCTTAGCGTAGGGTTTGCATTAAGCGAGATTATTCAAGACGAAGCCGACACCGGCTCTACCCCAAACGCCCCGTTAAGCCGTTTTATGAGCAAGCAATTCAACAACCCTTCAAGAAGTTATTTTTTAAGTTACATTAAATTTATTCCCAATGGCAATATGTTAGGGCAACAAAAAGAAGGCAATTTAAAGGTATCCAGTAGCGTAGTATTTAAAGATTATTTATATAAGGGCATATTAACAAAAAATCAACAAGAAGGCTATAATTTGTTGTACAAACCTAAGTCCTATAACACCTATTTAGTCGAGAATAAAGACAAAGAATTTGAACTTTTGCCCGATAAGGCCCTACTTGGCACAAGCACAAAACAAGCAAAAATTGATTATTCTATTATCGACAACAAGATTATTGCCGACTATAAATGTAAGATTAAATTAACCAGAACTTCAACCGATAACACCGGTCGCTTGTTTGGCATAATGCCACTAAATAATCAATACGTAAACGACGAGATGAAAAAGCAAGTTGAAGAACAAATTAAACAAAGAATTCTCGACGCTTTCTCTGCGCAAGCCAAGTTAGAATGCGACTACTTAGAAATTGCAAACAGCTTATACCAAAAATATGGCAGTCTAGCTACTAAGTTTCTCAACGAGCATAAAAACGCTGTTTATGAGCCAATAACTATCAATTTCGATATTAATTTAAAGTAGGGCTTAAAAGAAAAAGTCGTGGCAAAATTTACTAATATTTATAAAAAGATAGTGTTATAAATAATTATACATTCAATAAAAAATATAAATTTATTTTTTTGCAAAACACAATATATTGTGGTATAAATAAAAAAATACACTATATATTGTGTAAGAAAGTATTGACAAAGCCCAAATGGCGTGTTAATATTGTAACGCAAATTGAAAGTAAAAAGGGGAAAAGTAAAATGTACCAAGTAATCAAAAGAGATGGTAAGGTAGCGGATTTCAACATCGGCAAAATTACCCAAGCCATCAAAAAAGCCTTTGAGGCTAAATCAATCGAATACACGCAAGATACTCTTGATATGTTAAGTCTAAGGGTTACTGCGCAATTTCAACCAAAGATTGTTGACAAAAAGATTAGCGTAGAGGATATTCAAGACAGCGTAGAAGTTGTGCTAATTCAAGCCGGCTATGACGCAGTTGCAAAGGCATATATTCTTTACAGAAAGCAAAGAGAAAAATTAAGAAATATTAAGTCAACCATACTTGACTACAAAGATACCGTCAATAGTTATGTCAACGTAACCGACTGGCGAGTTAAGGAGAATTCTACCGTAACGTATTCGGTAGGCGGACTTATACTCAACAACAGCGGAGCTATTACGGCTAACTACTGGTTGTCCGAAATTTACGACGACGAAGTCGAGCAAGCTCACCGTAACGCCGACATACATATTCACGATTTGTCAATGCTTACAGGCTATTGCGCAGGTTGGTCGCTTAAACAATTAATCAAAGAAGGGCTAGGCGGAGTTCCCGGAAAAATTACTTCTTCGCCCGCAAGCCACCTATCCACATTATGCAATCAAATGGTCAACTTCTTGGGCATTATGCAAAACGAATGGGCTGGGGCGCAAGCCTTCTCGTCTTTCGACACCTATCTTGCCCCGTTTGTCAAGGCCGACAATCTTAGTTACAAAGAAGTTAAACAGTGTATTCAATCTTTTATATACGGCGTCAATACTCCTAGCCGTTGGGGTACGCAAGCGCCATTTACCAACGTAACTTTCGACTGGGTAGTGCCTAGCGACCTTGCCGAACTTAACGCTATTGTTGGAGGCAAAGAAGTAGATTTTAAATATAAAGATTGCGTTAAAGAAATGGCTATGGTCAACAAAGCATTTATAGATATTATGATAGAAGGCGACACTAACGGCAGAGGTTTCCAATATCCAATTCCAACTTACTCAATTACTAAGGACTTTGACTGGGCTGAAACTGAGAATAATAAAATGTTATTTGAAATGACGGCAAAATATGGTACGCCGTACTTTTCTAA
The sequence above is a segment of the Clostridia bacterium genome. Coding sequences within it:
- a CDS encoding Ger(x)C family spore germination C-terminal domain-containing protein; translation: MSAIKRIALLFAIGVVFMLLSNSIAVTPITQRAVIIGLGVDWIDQQYCVTCEVLSPQGSGEGATPKKITKVVSGVGQTISIAIDDIHKLTGQLPSLGQCGIIVFGKELFEKKRLNQILDYFVFSDAFKDGTSVACFDGRAKDLFSYACPLTLSVGFALSEIIQDEADTGSTPNAPLSRFMSKQFNNPSRSYFLSYIKFIPNGNMLGQQKEGNLKVSSSVVFKDYLYKGILTKNQQEGYNLLYKPKSYNTYLVENKDKEFELLPDKALLGTSTKQAKIDYSIIDNKIIADYKCKIKLTRTSTDNTGRLFGIMPLNNQYVNDEMKKQVEEQIKQRILDAFSAQAKLECDYLEIANSLYQKYGSLATKFLNEHKNAVYEPITINFDINLK